GCCTGGGGGGACGAGGACGCCCCGGTGGACCCGCCGTCCCCTGCCTTGTCGAGCGCCGACTGGAGGGACTGCCGGTATCCGCCGCTGGTGTAGGTGGCTCCGGAGACGGCGTCGATGTCGGCGCTGCCCGCGGTGATGGCCGCCTGGTTGAGCTGGGGTACGGCGTTGTTGGTGATCTCGGTGCTGCGGCCGCCGCTGGGGGCCTGCACCGCCTCGGCCTTGGTGATCTTGTTGCCGGTGAGGGTGAGGCGGACCTGGACGGGCCCGTACTCGGTCTTGGCCACGGCGCCGACGACCGTACGGGCCCGGGAGGACGACTGCTGCGAGCCGCTGCCGCCCTGGGGCGACTCCTGCCCGGCCGCCGGCGGCTGGGGCACCGCTCCCCCCTGTGCCGAGGCCGCGGTAGGATCCGACGCCGGCTTCAGCGACAGCAGCAGGACGATCCCGGACACGGTGGCGGCGGTGGCGAGCATGACGCGCCGAATGGGGTGGCTCTTCTTCATCGCTCCTGACTCCCGTCGCTCACATCTCGAACGACTCGTGATGGATGCGGCGGGCGGGGACCCCCGCGCCGCGCAGTGCTTCGTAGACCTGCTGCGCGAAACCGGGCGGCCCGCACAGGAAGACGTCGTGGCGCTCGATGTCCGGCAGCTTCCGGCGCAGTGTGTCCGCCGAGATGTCCGGGCGCTCCCCGTCGGGGCTGTTCACCGCGTACATCAGGCGGGCCCCGCGCTCCTTGGAGATGGCGGCGAGCTCGTCCCACAGGGCCAGGTCCTGGGTGCTGTTCGCCCGGTACAGCAGCGTCAGGTCGCCGGACGCGCCGGGCAGCGTCTCGAAGAGCGCGCGCATCGGCGTGATGCCGACGCCGCCCGCCACCAGGAGCACCTTGCCGCGGCTGCGCTTGCCCGCCGTCAGCGCGCCGTACGGGCCCTCGGCCCAGACCCGGGTGCCCGGCTCCAGGTCGCGCAGCGCGCTGCTGTGGTCGCCGATCGCCTTCACCGTGATGCGCAGCATGTTGGGGCGGGGCGCCGCCGACAGCGAGTACGGGTGGCAGCTGAGCCGCATCCCCGGCGCCAGGAAGCGCCAGCGGAAGAACTGCCCGGCCTCCGCGCCGATCCGGTGCAGCTTCCGCCCGCTGATGAGCACCGACACGATGCCGGGCGTCTCCTCGATCACCGCCTCGACCCGCATCCGGTGCTTCACGTTGAGCTTGACCGGCACGATGATCCGGTACCAGATCACCAGCGCGGTCACCGACCCGTACAGCCCGTACCAGGCCGTCTTCGCGGTGGGCTCGACGGCGAAGTCGTTTCCGGTGGACAGCTGGTGCCAGAACGTCAGGAACACGGCCGCGTACGTCAGCAGATGGACGTGGTACCAGGTGTCGTACGGGATCAGGCGGCGGATCCCGCCGATGGAGATGAACCCGATGAGCACCAGCAGACCCGTGCCGATCGCCGCCTTGCCCATGTCCGGCAGCTGGTTGACCGAGTCGACGGTCTGCTGCACGATCCCGCCGAGCCCGTTGCCGGACTGCAGGGCGTAGCCCCACATGGTCAGGAAGAGGTGGGCGAGGACCAGGCAGATCGTGTACCGGCCGGTCATGGCGTGCCAGCGCGCGACCCGGTCGGAGCCGACCCGGCGCTCCAGGGCGGGCACCCGGGCCATCTGGAGCACCACGAGTGCCATCAGATAACCGGCGAGCAGCCCGGTGATCCGGCCCGCGTTGAGGATCTTGCTGTTGTTGTCGGCGATGGACGGGGTGTTGTTCCACCACAGCCAGATGACCCCGGCCGCGCCCGCCCACACGGCGAGCAGCAGCGGGACGGCCGGCGAGCGGCGAGGGCGGATACGGCGCATGGTCTGGCGCCGCGCGGCGCGGCCACCGGCGATCGTGGACACGGTTCCTCCGTGTTCGTCCGTGGAGACGGGGCATGGGGGGTGACCCCCTGGCCCAGAGATACGGTCCCGGACGGCCGTGCGTTCAGCGGCCTGGCGAGTCCGGTGTGAACGGGAGGGACTGGCGGTAACCGTCGCCGGTGTACGGGGCTCCGGAGACGCTCGGAGCGGCGCTCAGACGGCGGCGGGCGGAAGCGGAAGCGGCAGCCCGGGGAGGCCGTCCAGGCTCGTCGCGATGTGCTCCTTCTTCGCGAAGTACGCGTCCAGCGAGGCATCGTCCTCGCGCGCGAAGCGCTGGCGGTGCAGGTCGCGGTCCTCGTCGTACGACATGAAGGGGACCGCGTAGCCGCAGGTGTCGCGGACGAGTTCGGCCGTCACGACGATGATCGCGCGCAGGCCGTGCGGGGTCGGGTCGATGCCGGGGAAATGGGTGAGCAGTTCCTTGAAGCGCGGGTCGTCGCGGAAGACCGGCTCGCCGCGGCCGTGCACCCGGACGATGTTCGGCGGGCCCTGGAAGGCGCACCACATGAGGGTGATCCGGCCGTTCTCCCGCAGATGCGCGATCGTCTCGGCGTTGCTTCCCGCGAAGTCCAGGTAGGCCACGGTCAGTTCGTCGATCACGGCGAACGAGCCGGTGAGCCCCTTGGGGGAGAGGTTGACCGTGCCGTCCTCGGACAGGGGCGCGGTCGCGGTGAAGAAGAGGGGCTGCGCCTCGATGAACGTACGCAGGCGGCCGTCTATGCGCTCATAGGTCTTTCCCATGTCTAACGATTATTGGGCAAGGCCTTTCGTTTGTCTAAGGAATTGCGGGTTCCGTTGTCACTCGCCCCGCGCGTGGCCGTCACCCGCCCGGCGCATGACCGCATTGACGAATCATGCAGAGTCCTGCATACTCATGCATAACAGCGAATGCACTCTTGAGGAGAATCCCGTGACCGAGCGCGTCGTACTTGCCTACTCGGGCGGTCTGGACACCTCCGTCGCCATCGGCTGGATCGCCGAGGAGACGGGCGCCGAGGTCATCGCCGTCGCGGTCGACGTCGGCCAGGGCGGCGAGGACCTGGACGTCATCCGCAAGCGCGCGCTCGCCTGCGGTGCCGTCGAGGCCGAGGTCGCGGACGCCAAGGACGAGTTCGCCGATGAGTACTGCCTCCCGGCGATCAAGGCCAACGCCCTCTACATGGACCGCTATCCGCTGGTTTCCGCCCTCTCCCGGCCGACCATCGTCAAGCACCTCGTCGCCGCCGCCCAGAAGCACGGCGCCACCACCGTCGCCCACGGCTGCACCGGCAAGGGCAACGACCAGGTTCGGTTCGAGGCCGGCATCGTCGCCCTCGCCCCCGGCCTCAAGTGCATCGCCCCGGTCCGTGACTACGCGATGACCCGCGACAAGGCGATCGCCTTCTGCGAGGAGAAGAACCTCCCGATCGCCACCACCAAGAAGTCCCCGTACTCCATCGACCAGAACGTCTTCGGGCGCGCCGTCGAGACGGGCTTCCTGGAGGACATCTGGAACGCCCCGATCGAGGACATCTACGAGTACACCTCGAACCCGGCCGAGGCCCGCGAGGCCGACGAGGTGATCATCACCTTCAAGGAGGGCGTCCCGGTCGCCGTCGACGGCAAGCCCGTCACCGTGCTCCAGGCGATCCAGCAGCTCAACGAGCGCGCCGGCGCCCAGGGCATCGGCCGGATCGACATGGTCGAGGACCGGCTCGTGGGCATCAAGTCCCGCGAGGTGTACGAGGCTCCGGGCGCGATCGCCCTGATCACCGCCCACCAGGAGCTGGAGAACGTCACCGTCGAGCGCGAACTCGCCCGCTACAAGCGGCAGGTCGAGCAGCGCTGGGGCGAACTGGTCTACGACGGCCAGTGGTTCTCCCCGCTCAAGCGCGCCCTGGACGGCTTCATCAACGAGGCCAACCAGCATGTCAACGGCGACATCCGGATGACCCTGCACGGCGGCCGCGCGGTCGTCACCGGCCGGCGCTCCGAGTCGTCGCTGTACGACTTCAACCTCGCGACGTACGACACGGGCGACTCGTTCGACCAGGCCGCGGCCAAGGGCTTCATCGACATCTACAGCCTGTCGTCGAAGATCGCCGCACAGCGCCAATTGCAGGCATAGCCTGACGTAGACCTCGCGTAAGTAGCCTCGCGAGTACGAAGCGCGTACGACAGCCGCCTCCTCGCCGTACTGGTGGGGAGGCGGCAGCAGATGACCAGTCTTTGAGGAGCAGAGCAAGTGAGCAGCAACAGCGGTGACGTACGGCTCTGGGGCGGCCGTTTCGCCGACGGTCCCGCCGAGGCGCTGGCGAAGCTGTCCGCGTCCGTCCACTTCGACTGGCGGCTCGCGCCGTACGACATCGCGGGATCGCGTGCCCACGCGCGCGTGCTGCACAAGGCGGGCCTCCTCACCGAGGACGAGCTCACGCGGATGATCGCGGGCCTCGACCAGCTCGAAGCGGATGTCGCCGACGGCTCCTTCGTCGGCACCATCGCGGACGAAGACGTCCACACCGCCCTCGAGCGCGGCCTCCTGGAGCGCCTCGGCCCCGACCTCGGTGGCAAACTGCGCGCGGGACGGTCGAGGAACGACCAGGTCGCCACCCTCTTCCGCATGTACCTGCGCGACCACGCCCGCATCATCGGCGGCCTGATCGCCGATCTCCAGGACGCCCTGATCGGTCTGGCCGAGGCACACCCGGACGTCGCGATGCCGGGCCGTACCCACCTCCAGCACGCCCAGCCGGTGCTCTTCGCCCACCACGTCCTCGCGCACGTCCAGTCCCTGTCCCGGGACGCCGAACGCCTTCGCCAGTGGGACGAGCGGACGGCCGTGTCGCCGTACGGCTCGGGCGCGCTGGCCGGTTCCTCCCTCGGCCTTGACCCGGAGGCCGTCGCCCAGGACCTCGGCTTCGAGCACGGCAGCTCCGCCAACTCCATCGACGGCACGGCGTCCCGCGACTTCGTCGCCGAATTCGCCTTCATCACCGCGATGATCGGCGTCAACCTCTCCCGGATCGCCGAAGAGGTCATCATCTGGAACACGAAGGAGTTCTCCTTCGTCACCCTCCACGACGCGTTCTCCACGGGCTCGTCGATCATGCCGCAGAAGAAGAACCCGGACATCGCGGAGCTGGCGCGCGGCAAGTCGGGCCGTCTGATCGGCAACCTGACGGGCCTTCTCGCCACTCTCAAGGCGCTGCCCCTCGCGTACAACCGCGACCTCCAGGAAGACAAGGAGCCGGTCTTCGACTCCTGCGACCAGCTGGAGGTCCTGCTCCCCGCCTTCACCGGCATGATGGCCACGCTCACCGTCAACCGCGAGCGCATGGAGGAACTGGCCCCGGCCGGCTTCTCGCTCGCCACCGACATCGCCGAGTGGCTGGTCAAGCAGGGCGTGCCGTTCCGTGTCGCGCACGAGGTCGCGGGCGAGTGCGTGAAGGTCGCCGAGGCCGAGGGCAAGGAGCTGGACGGCCTCACGGACGAGCAGTTCGCGAAGATCAGCGCCCACCTCACCCCCGAGGTCCGCTCCGTCCTCAACGTCCCCGGTGCCCTCGCCTCCCGCAACGGCCGCGGCGGTACGGCGCCCAGTGCGGTCGCCGTTCAGCTCGCCGAGGTCAAGGCGGACGTGGCGGCCCAGCACCAGTGGGCGGACGCCAAGCAGTAGCAGGTCGCGTATCTCAGGGCCATCGCGGGTTACGTTGGTCGCAAGCCGTACCGGAGCCGACCGAACGGAGCCCGCGATGCCCTTCGCCCGCCTGGCAACAGCGACGACTCCCACCGCCCACATCGGCCTCGGCCTGGCCGCCGTGGGCCGCCCCGGCTACATCAACCTCGGCCGTGAGCAGGACCTCCCGGAGGGCCGCAGCGTCGACGCCCTGCGCGAGCGCACCCACGAACTCCTCGAAGCCGCCTACGCACAGGGCGTGCGCTACTTCGACGTGGCCCGCTCCTACGGCCGCTCCGAGGAGTTCCTCGCCGACTGGCTGAACGGCCGGCCCGACATCGACGACGTCGTCATCGGCAGCAAGTGGGGCTACACCTATACGGCGGACTGGCGCGCCGACGCCGAAGAAAACGAGGTCAAGGACCACAGCGTCGCCGCGTACGAACGGCAGCGCGGCGAGACGGCGGAGCTGCTCGGCGACCGCCTCGACCTCTACCAGATCCACTCGGTGACCCCGGACAGCCCGGCCCTCACCGACAAGGAACTCCACGCCAAGCTCGCCGAAGCGGCCGCGGGCGGTCTTTCGGTCGGCTTCTCCACCAGCGGGCCCCACCAGGCCGAGACCATCCGCGCCGCGCTCGCCGTCACGGTCGAGGGCGAGCCCCTCTTCCGTACGGTGCAGTCCACGTACAACGTGCTGGAGACCTCGGCCGCGCCCGCGCTCGCCGAGGCCCACGACGCCGGTCTCACGGTGATCGTCAAGGAGGGCATGGCCAACGGCCGGCTCGCGGAGCCGTACGCGCCGGACGCGCTCAAGTCCGTCGCCGCGGAGATCACCCTGGGCTGTGACGCGGTGGCCCTCGCGCTGATCCTGCGGCAGCCCTGGGCCGGCGTCGTCCTCTCCGGCGCGGCGACCGTCCTGCAGCTCGCCTCGAATCTGCATGCGGCGGTCGTCGACCTCGACGACAACCAGCTCGCGCGCCTCGACTCCCTCGTCGAGGATCCGCAGGCCTACTGGGAGCGGCGCGGACAGCTGCCCTGGCACTGAGAGAACCCCTGCGCCCGGGAGTGTGTGAGACCCGTACGCTTCTCATGAGACATGAATGTCTCATATGGACTACGCTTGTCTCATGGCTGTCGACCGTGAACATGTGCTGCGCAGCGCAGCCGCCCTGCTGACCCGCAAATCCACCGCCACCATGGACGAGGTCGCCAAGGCGGCCGGAATCAGCCGGGCCACGCTGCACCGCCAGTTCGCCGGGCGTGACGCGCTCGTACGGGCGCTGGAGGTGCTCGGCATCCAGGAATGCGAGGCGGCGCTGGAGGCCGCCCGCCTCGACGAGGGCACCGCTCAGGAGGCCCTGCACCGCCTGGTGAAGGAGCTCGAAAGCGCCGCCGGGCTGGTCGCCTTCCTCTACACCGAGAACCAGCTGTTCGAGGGCGAGGGGCAGCACGAGGGCTGGGCCCGGCTCGACGCGCGGATGGCCGCCCTGTTCCGGCGCGGCCAGGAGAGCGGCGAGTTCCGCATCGACCTCACCCCGGCCTGGCTCACCGAGGCGCTCTACGGGCTGATGGCCTCGGCGGCGTGGGCCGTGACCGAAGGCCGCGTCGCCGCCAAGGACTTTCACTACATGATCGTCGAGCTGCTGCTCGGCGGCGCACTACGGAGAGAGGAATCATGACCAGCACCCTGCGGCCGGCGTCCGTGACGCGGGAGACAGAGAGGCGGCCGGGCCGTTGGGCCGCGCTCGCGGTGCTGATCCTCGCCGTGCTCCTGGTGGCCGTGGACGCGACCGTCCTCGGCCTCGCGACCCCCCACATCAGTGAGGACCTGAAGCCCTCGGGCACGCAGCTCCTCTGGATCGGGGACGTCTACTCGTTCGTCATCGCCGGCCTGCTCGTGTCCATGGGCAGCCTCGGCGACCGTATCGGCCGCAAGAGGCTGCTGCTCGTCGGCGCCACGGCGTTCGGCCTGGTCTCCGTGCTCAACGCCTATGCCACGACACCGGAGTTGATGATCCTGGCGCGGGCGCTGCTCGGTGTCGCGGGCGCGACCCTGATGCCCGCCACGCTCGCCCTGATCCGCAACATCTTCCACGACCCGCGCGAGCGCAGCATGGCCATCGGCATCTGGGGCGCGACCGCCTCCGCCGGTGCGGCAGCCGGCCCGGTCGTGGGCGGCTTCCTGCTCGAACACTTCTGGTGGGGTTCCGTCTTCCTCATCAACCTCCCGGTGATGGTGGTCCTCGTGCTCGTCGGCAGCAAGCTGCTGCCCGAGTCGCGCAACCCGAACCCCGGCCCGTGGGACCTGAGCAGCGTCGTCCTCTCGCTCGTCGGCGTGATCGGCGTCGTGTACGCGATGAAGGAAGCCGCCGCGCACGGGCTGTCCTGGCAGCCTACGGCCACCGGTCTGGCCGGTGCCGTCGCCCTGTACTGCTTCGTGCGACGGCAACTCGCCCTGCCCACACCGCTGCTGGACGTGCGGCTGTTCCGCAACCGGGGGTTCTCCGGAGCCGTCCTCGCCGACCTGTTCACCGTCCTCGGGATGTCCGGACTCGTCTTCTTCCTCTCGCAGTATCTGCAACTCGTGCAGGGTAGAGGGCCGTTGGAGGCCGGGCTCGCCGAAGTCCCCGCCGCCTTGGGCGCGGTGGCGGCCGGTCTGGTCGCGGGCTCGGCCGCGCGGCGGTTCTCGGTGCGCGCCGTCGTCTCCGGCGGTCTCACCGCGGTGGGGCTGGCGCTCGGCGCGCTCACCCTGCTGAGCCAGTCCACCGGCTATCCGCTGCTCGGCGCCGCCCTGCTGATCGTCGGCCTCGGCGCGGGCTTCTCGTTCACCGTCACCGCCGACGTGATCCTCTCCAGCGTGCCCAAGGAGCAGGCGGGCGCCGCCTCCGCCGTCTCCGAGACGGCATACGAACTCGGCGCCGCCCTCGGCATCGCGCTCCTCGGCTCCATCGTGACCGGCGTCTACGCGGACTTCACCGGCCCGGCGGGTACGCCGGCCGCGGCGCACGAGTCATTGGGCGGTGCCGTGGAGGTGTCGGCGGGTCTGCCGACACACACCGCAGAGGCACTTCTTGGCGCGGCCCGTGAGTCCTTCGTCGACGGCCTCGCGATGGCAGCGGGCGCAGGCGCAGCGGTCCTGCTGGTCACGGCGGCGGCAGCGTGGTTCTTGCTGAAGGGACAGCGCCTGGAAAACGCCGGCCAGGGGAACGCCCCATAAGGGGCGCGGGGCTGTGACGATATGCGGCTCCGCCCCGTGGGCGCGACCAGCCCACGGACACCCGCGGTCGCCAGACGGCAGATCCCCAGTGGTCCTCTGCGAGCTTCGGTTTCCGCTACGCGGCTTTGGCCTTGGTGGCGTACATGTCCACGTACTCCTGCCCCGACAGCCGCATGACCTCCGTCATCACGGAGTCGGTCACCGCCCGCAGGACATAGCGGTCGCGGTCCATGCCCTCATAGCGCGAGAACTCCATGGGCGCGCCGAAGCGGACCGTGACGCGGCCGGGGCGCGGCATGCCGGCGCCGCCGGGCTGGATCTTGTCCGTGCCGATGATGGCGAACGGCACGATGGGCGCGCCGGTCATCATGGCCAGCCGTGCGATGCCGGTGCGGCCCCGGTAGAGCCGGCCGTCGGGGGAGCGGGTGCCCTCCGGGTAGATGCTGAAGACCTTGCCCTCCTCCAGCACCCGGCGGCCCGTCATCAGGGCCGCGACACCGCCGTGGCCGCCGTCCCGGTCGACCGGGATCATGCCGACGCCGGTGAAGAACCAGGCCATCAGCCGGCCCTTGAGGCCCTTGCCGGTGACGTACTCGTCCTTGCCGATGAAGAAGACCTGGCGGTCGCAGAAGAGCGGCATGATCATCGAGTCGATGAACGTGAGGTGGTTGCCGGCCAGGATGACCGGACCGTCGCCCGGGATGTGCTCCACGCCCTCCACCCGTGGGCGGAACATCAGGCGCATGATCGGTCCGAGCACTGCCTTGATGAGCGCGAAGCGGGACAACGGGCCCTCCGGTGTCAAGGGATCGGTATGAAGTCTGAGCAGGTGAGGACGATACCTCGCGGCCCCTGGGGTAGTGCACATCGGGCGCCCCGGGTTCACCCAGGTCTTACGCATTGTTGACCCACGTTTACCTGCGGTGGCGCGCGGTGAGCTGCCCCTAACACGGAGGCGACGATGTGACGCACATCGCGCGTGGCCGTATCGGGCGCCTACCCCGTGCGCGCGATCCGAAGCCCGACGGATCGCCACATCGCCTTCTCTGTACGGCCCGTACGCCTGTCCCGCACGGCCCACATGACATCCGGCGTCACCCGCGTGTTCCGTTCGGGGTATCCCGACCGCCATGTCCACCCCCCTACGATCGGCCCGCATGGACGACTGAGGACGGCAGAGGACGGCAGGAGGGCGCTCATGGAGACTCGGCAGCCGAACGAGCGAGCGGGCGGGACCGGACGGCGGATGCTCCTCGGAGCCGCGGTGCTCGGGGCGGGCGGAGCGGTCCTCGGCCTCTCCGGCACGGCGAGAGCCGACGAGCGGCACGGCGGCGGGGGTCTGAAGAGCCTGCCCGCGCCGACGGTCATCGGACACCGCGGGGCCAGCGGCTACCGCCCTGAGCACACGCTCGGTGCGTACCAGCTGGCCCTCGACATGGGCGCGGACATCGTCGAGGCGGGCGACCTGGTGCCCACCAAGGACGGTCACATCGTCTGCCGCCACGAGCCGGAGATCGGCGGCACCACGGATGTCGCGGCGCACCCCGAGTTCGCCGACCGCAAGACCACCAAGACCCTCGACGGGGTCGCCACCACCGGCTGGTTCACCGAGGACTTCACGCTCGCCGAGCTGAAGACCCTGCGTGCCGTCGAGCGCATCCCCGCCAACCGCCCGCACAACACCCTCTACAACGGCCGCTGGGAGATCCCCACCTTCGAAGAGGTGCTCCGCTGGCAGGACGAGCAGACCCGTAAGCGCGGCAAGCAGGTCTGGATCTACCCCGAGACCAAGCACCCCACCTTCTTCCGCAAGCTGGGCCTCGGCCTGGAGGAGCGGGTGGCCAAGCTGCTGCACAAGTACGGCAAGGACAAGTGGAACTCGCCGGTCATCCTCCAGTCGTTCGAGCCGACCAGCATCCAGCGGCTGAACAAGCTCGTCGACAACCCCCTGGTCGTCCTGCTCTCCAGCGCGACCAGCCGCCCCTGGGACTTCGTCGAGGCGGGTGACCCGCGCACGGTCGCCGACCTGATCACCCCCAAGGGCCTCAGGGAGATCGCCGGCTACGCGCAGGGCATCGGCCCGACCCTCGATCTGATCATCCCGAAGGACTCCAGCGGCAACCTCACCACGCCGACCAGGCTCGTGGCCGACGCGCACAAGCGGGGCCTGATCCTGCACCCGTACACCATGCGCAACGAGAACCCCTTCCTGCCCGCGAACTTCCGCAAGGGCACCGACCCGGACGCCTACGGGGACGCCTTCGGCGCCTTCAAGGCCTACTTCGAGACCGGCATCGACGGCGTCTTCACCGACAACCCGGACACCGCGCTGCTCGCCCGCGCGGACTTCGTCAACGGATGACCCCGTCACCCCGATGGGGGTGACAACCGGCCGCCCCGGCAACCTCGTGCCGGGGCGGCCGCGTCGTGCCGCATATGACACACGACATGGTTGCCACGCTGCGCCCGCTCCTCGCCGCCGAGGCCTCGGCCGAGGCCTATGCGTCCGGCGCCGAGCAGAGCGACCTGGAACAGGCCGTCTGGCTGCGCCTTCTGGAACGACTCGAGAAGGACCGCCCACCCGTGGACCCGCAGGGGTGGCTGCGCCGCGCCGTGCGCTCCGAGGCCCGCCGCAGCCGCCGTACCGCACGCCGTGAACTGCCGTACGGCTCCGAACCCGCCGACGACCGAGGGGCGGGCCCCGAGCAGGAGGCGATGACCGCCGACCGCCGTCGCACGCTGCACGCCGCCGTACGCCGCCTGCCCGGCCGCTGCCCGAACCTCATGGCGGCGCTGCTGTCCCCGGAGGACCTCACCTACCGGGAGATCGCAGGGGAGTTGGGTATCTCACAGGGCAGCCTTGGCCCGGAACGTTCCCGATGTCTGGGATGTCTGCGGCGATTGCTGACGGCGGAGGTTGCGGCTCGCTGACGGCGGGGATAGGAGTGAGGGACAACCGGCAGAACAGGTGAGCGGGAGGCATGCACACATGGGCATGAGCGTGACCATCTCGGGGGCGACCGAACAGGACGCCGAGCAGATCCTCAAGCTGCAGTACCTCTGCTACCAGAGCGAGGCCGAGCTGTACGGCGACTACGGCATCGAGCCGCTCACGCAGCCACTCGACTCCCTCAAGGCGGAACTGGCGGGCGGCACCGTCCTGGTGGCCCGGCTCGGGGAAGAGGTGGTGGCCTCGGTCCGCGGCGCCGTGGACGCCGACGGCACGGCCCGCATCAACAAGCTCATCGTCCACCCGCGCATGCAGCGCCACGGGCTCGGCGGACGCCTGCTCGCCGCGATAGAGGCACAACTCGCCGCGGACGGCGCGGCCAAGTCCTTCGAGCTCTTCACGGGCCACCGCAGCGAGCGCAACCTCCGCCTCTACCGCAAGCACGGCTACGCGCCGGTCTCCCAGGAGCGCGTCGACGACCGGCTGACGCTGGTGACGCTGGCGAAGGGCGCCGACGCGGGCGCGTTCGCGGCGAGCGCGTAGCGAACTCCGCCGCGTGGCGCGCCCCGTAAGGCGTGCGGG
This genomic interval from Streptomyces dengpaensis contains the following:
- the argH gene encoding argininosuccinate lyase, whose amino-acid sequence is MSSNSGDVRLWGGRFADGPAEALAKLSASVHFDWRLAPYDIAGSRAHARVLHKAGLLTEDELTRMIAGLDQLEADVADGSFVGTIADEDVHTALERGLLERLGPDLGGKLRAGRSRNDQVATLFRMYLRDHARIIGGLIADLQDALIGLAEAHPDVAMPGRTHLQHAQPVLFAHHVLAHVQSLSRDAERLRQWDERTAVSPYGSGALAGSSLGLDPEAVAQDLGFEHGSSANSIDGTASRDFVAEFAFITAMIGVNLSRIAEEVIIWNTKEFSFVTLHDAFSTGSSIMPQKKNPDIAELARGKSGRLIGNLTGLLATLKALPLAYNRDLQEDKEPVFDSCDQLEVLLPAFTGMMATLTVNRERMEELAPAGFSLATDIAEWLVKQGVPFRVAHEVAGECVKVAEAEGKELDGLTDEQFAKISAHLTPEVRSVLNVPGALASRNGRGGTAPSAVAVQLAEVKADVAAQHQWADAKQ
- a CDS encoding MFS transporter; this encodes MTSTLRPASVTRETERRPGRWAALAVLILAVLLVAVDATVLGLATPHISEDLKPSGTQLLWIGDVYSFVIAGLLVSMGSLGDRIGRKRLLLVGATAFGLVSVLNAYATTPELMILARALLGVAGATLMPATLALIRNIFHDPRERSMAIGIWGATASAGAAAGPVVGGFLLEHFWWGSVFLINLPVMVVLVLVGSKLLPESRNPNPGPWDLSSVVLSLVGVIGVVYAMKEAAAHGLSWQPTATGLAGAVALYCFVRRQLALPTPLLDVRLFRNRGFSGAVLADLFTVLGMSGLVFFLSQYLQLVQGRGPLEAGLAEVPAALGAVAAGLVAGSAARRFSVRAVVSGGLTAVGLALGALTLLSQSTGYPLLGAALLIVGLGAGFSFTVTADVILSSVPKEQAGAASAVSETAYELGAALGIALLGSIVTGVYADFTGPAGTPAAAHESLGGAVEVSAGLPTHTAEALLGAARESFVDGLAMAAGAGAAVLLVTAAAAWFLLKGQRLENAGQGNAP
- a CDS encoding ferric reductase-like transmembrane domain-containing protein: MRRIRPRRSPAVPLLLAVWAGAAGVIWLWWNNTPSIADNNSKILNAGRITGLLAGYLMALVVLQMARVPALERRVGSDRVARWHAMTGRYTICLVLAHLFLTMWGYALQSGNGLGGIVQQTVDSVNQLPDMGKAAIGTGLLVLIGFISIGGIRRLIPYDTWYHVHLLTYAAVFLTFWHQLSTGNDFAVEPTAKTAWYGLYGSVTALVIWYRIIVPVKLNVKHRMRVEAVIEETPGIVSVLISGRKLHRIGAEAGQFFRWRFLAPGMRLSCHPYSLSAAPRPNMLRITVKAIGDHSSALRDLEPGTRVWAEGPYGALTAGKRSRGKVLLVAGGVGITPMRALFETLPGASGDLTLLYRANSTQDLALWDELAAISKERGARLMYAVNSPDGERPDISADTLRRKLPDIERHDVFLCGPPGFAQQVYEALRGAGVPARRIHHESFEM
- a CDS encoding lysophospholipid acyltransferase family protein, producing MTPEGPLSRFALIKAVLGPIMRLMFRPRVEGVEHIPGDGPVILAGNHLTFIDSMIMPLFCDRQVFFIGKDEYVTGKGLKGRLMAWFFTGVGMIPVDRDGGHGGVAALMTGRRVLEEGKVFSIYPEGTRSPDGRLYRGRTGIARLAMMTGAPIVPFAIIGTDKIQPGGAGMPRPGRVTVRFGAPMEFSRYEGMDRDRYVLRAVTDSVMTEVMRLSGQEYVDMYATKAKAA
- a CDS encoding aldo/keto reductase, which encodes MPFARLATATTPTAHIGLGLAAVGRPGYINLGREQDLPEGRSVDALRERTHELLEAAYAQGVRYFDVARSYGRSEEFLADWLNGRPDIDDVVIGSKWGYTYTADWRADAEENEVKDHSVAAYERQRGETAELLGDRLDLYQIHSVTPDSPALTDKELHAKLAEAAAGGLSVGFSTSGPHQAETIRAALAVTVEGEPLFRTVQSTYNVLETSAAPALAEAHDAGLTVIVKEGMANGRLAEPYAPDALKSVAAEITLGCDAVALALILRQPWAGVVLSGAATVLQLASNLHAAVVDLDDNQLARLDSLVEDPQAYWERRGQLPWH
- a CDS encoding argininosuccinate synthase; protein product: MTERVVLAYSGGLDTSVAIGWIAEETGAEVIAVAVDVGQGGEDLDVIRKRALACGAVEAEVADAKDEFADEYCLPAIKANALYMDRYPLVSALSRPTIVKHLVAAAQKHGATTVAHGCTGKGNDQVRFEAGIVALAPGLKCIAPVRDYAMTRDKAIAFCEEKNLPIATTKKSPYSIDQNVFGRAVETGFLEDIWNAPIEDIYEYTSNPAEAREADEVIITFKEGVPVAVDGKPVTVLQAIQQLNERAGAQGIGRIDMVEDRLVGIKSREVYEAPGAIALITAHQELENVTVERELARYKRQVEQRWGELVYDGQWFSPLKRALDGFINEANQHVNGDIRMTLHGGRAVVTGRRSESSLYDFNLATYDTGDSFDQAAAKGFIDIYSLSSKIAAQRQLQA
- a CDS encoding FMN-binding protein, with the protein product MKKSHPIRRVMLATAATVSGIVLLLSLKPASDPTAASAQGGAVPQPPAAGQESPQGGSGSQQSSSRARTVVGAVAKTEYGPVQVRLTLTGNKITKAEAVQAPSGGRSTEITNNAVPQLNQAAITAGSADIDAVSGATYTSGGYRQSLQSALDKAGDGGSTGASSSPQAPASRARTVVGAVAKTEYGPVQVRLTLTGNKITKAEAVQAPSGGRSTEITNNAVPQLNQAAITAGSADIDAISGATYTSGGYRQSLQSALDKAGG
- a CDS encoding pyridoxamine 5'-phosphate oxidase family protein — translated: MGKTYERIDGRLRTFIEAQPLFFTATAPLSEDGTVNLSPKGLTGSFAVIDELTVAYLDFAGSNAETIAHLRENGRITLMWCAFQGPPNIVRVHGRGEPVFRDDPRFKELLTHFPGIDPTPHGLRAIIVVTAELVRDTCGYAVPFMSYDEDRDLHRQRFAREDDASLDAYFAKKEHIATSLDGLPGLPLPLPPAAV
- a CDS encoding TetR/AcrR family transcriptional regulator yields the protein MAVDREHVLRSAAALLTRKSTATMDEVAKAAGISRATLHRQFAGRDALVRALEVLGIQECEAALEAARLDEGTAQEALHRLVKELESAAGLVAFLYTENQLFEGEGQHEGWARLDARMAALFRRGQESGEFRIDLTPAWLTEALYGLMASAAWAVTEGRVAAKDFHYMIVELLLGGALRREES